The sequence below is a genomic window from Nostoc flagelliforme CCNUN1.
AAAAGATTCTAATTTTATTGTTGATAAATGATGGAAAAACTTATCAAGAAATTAGGAAGTTTTTAAATATTGCATATCCTACAGTAGCGTATTGGGCAGTGCATGGAGATCCAGATAATCTAGAAAGTTTTTTAGATGGAAGAAGGGAAGGTAACTTCCGTAAAGTTACTAAAGAATATGAAGATATTTTATTAGAATTAATTGAGAAAGAACTAGCAGAGTATGGATATGAATTTGGTCGATGGACAGCAGCAAGGCTAGCAACTTATATGGAAGAGCAAACAGGAATTAAATTAAGTGGCTCTCAAGTTAGGAGAATATTAGAGCGAAAAAAGTACGTTTACCTTTGGGCAAAGTATAGCCTAGAGGATAAACAAAATCCGGAAACACGTAAGGCATTTAAAGAAAAATTATCAGAATATTTAAGAATAACAAATGTTGCGCCAGAGCGTTTACAGGTATGGTTTTGGGATGAAAGCGGATTCAGTTTAAGAGTAATAAGAAGAAAAACTTGGGGTAAGAAAGGTACAAGAAAACAAATCACAGGCCAAAGAAGAAGAGGAAGAGCGGAGCCGGAGACGCTCCGCCTCCGGTAAATATCATGGGAGGGTTACGTTATCACGACAAGAAAAGAATAAATTTTGTAATTACAAAAGGAAACGCAGATGTATTTTATGAGCAGCTTAAATCTTTGAATAATTTTCTCGTACAGGAATGGGTAGAGCAAGGCAATGTAATTGAAGATTTCAATAATTATTCGGCGAAAATAGTGATTATTTTAGATAATGCCAGCTTCCATAAAAGAAAAGATATTTTAGCTCATATCAAGGCAGAAATGCCAAATATTATCCTGGAATTTCTACTACCTTATAGTCCAGATTATAATTTAATTGAATTGGTTTGGCATTCAGCAAAAGAATATATAGCTCATAGATTGTTTGAGTCAGTATCACAGCTAGAAGAGTTGTTAAATAAATTGCTAAATGAAGGAGGTCTTATTATTAAATGGGAGCGCAAGATTAAAAATAAAGGTAATGCTGTTTATTAAATTTAGCTGCGTAGCAGCTTATTAAACTAAGGCGATTGCATGGCAAATGCATCTAAATTATTTTTGATTACAACTAATCCTGTTTTGTCACTTTGAGAGAATGCAATAACCCAAAGCATAGGATTGTGTTGAGTTTTCTATCTGAGGAACTGTACAAAATCGAGCTAACCATTTATGGATTCTCGCATTCAATCATACTTGCGCTTGGCAGCGATTCAGCAACGTGAGACGGAGCAAATCGGTTCGTTTCTTGCAACGTTCAATCGCTCTTATGTCAACCCGTTTCTTAATTATGCTATTCCTGATAACAATGCTACCCCAACACCCAACGAAGTGAATGCATTGATTCATGCTTATCAGAGCCGTGGGCGAAAACCACGTTTGGAATACGTTACGAAATTAGCACCTGCTGTTGAAGAGATACTAATATCGGCTGGTTTTGTAGTTGAAGGGCGTTTGCCATTGATGACTTGTACTCCCCCTTTAGAGCAATTCCTGACCGTACCTGAAGATATAGAACTGCTCATGCCCGTTTCAGATGCACAAATATTGGCTACTGTTACAGTGCAAAACGAGGCTTATGGAGAATCTTCGCCAAGCCTTGAAGATGCCCAACGTTTACGAACTAGCATGGCAGCAGGCACAATTGCGGTACTTGCTCGTGTAATAGCTACAGGCGAATCTGTAGGCGCTGGAATTTGTTCTGTGCCTGTTAATCAGACCACAGAGATTGCTGGTATTGGTGTACGTACTCCTTTTCGGCGGCGGGGTGTAGCAGGAGCCTTGACAACTCGATTGGTGCAAGAGGCTTTTAACACAGGCGTGACAGTAGCTTTTCTCATGGCAGCACATGAGGCAGAGGAGCGGATTTATAAACGCGCTGGTTTCTCTACAATTGGAGAAATTTTGCATATTTCGCTCCCATGCAAGTAGATTTAAATTTCCGAATAGTTATGAACTAGCTATATCCCTTCTTAAAAAATACTGTAAATAGCTTTTAGCGTAAAACTAATGTATGTTTATCAGGGTTAGCGCGTCTCAAACCCTATTGACAGGGGGATTATGGCAGAGGTACTGAGTTTGAGAGAGCCGCAGCCAACACAGAAAGCATATAGCGATGTTCATAGCTGCTCGTCGTGATTTTTGGCGAATACTGCGACGAAAAGATGATTCTCGCTCTAATGCATTCAGGGCAATACGACGTAGTAAAGCAAAGTTTTGTGGGCTGTGCAGAGAACGAATTCGGGACTCATCCTCATGAAAGGTAACATCTAATAAGTAAATCAGTAGAGTATTTCATAATAGCCCGATATTTTCTCCCAAACTTTTACCCAACAATTTTAGGGATGTTAATTTTCATCTGTTACTAGAAATTTATTCCTTTTCCCGTTTCTTAATAAGAAGTAATAATGCTACATTTTCTTTATTTGCATTGCAATCTTTCAGGATGACTTATGAACAAAGGCGAACTAGTGGATGCTGTAGCAGCGAAGACCAACGTCGCAAAAAAGCAAGCCGATAAAATTCAATGGTCTTTAACACAGCGAGATGTTAATTTGATTGAATTACTGATGCCTGTATGGTCATGGTTTTACCGTTACTATTTTCAAGTAAAAACTGATGGATGGCATCACATACCAACAGAAGGAAAAGTGCTACTGGTTGGTTCCCATAATGGCGGAATGGCTTCTCCAGATTTAGTAATGATGATGTATGATTGGTTTTCTAGATTTGGAACAGAGCGTTTGGTGTATGGTCTAATGCACCCTTCTGCTTGGAAAGTGAGTCCAGAGATAGCCCAATTAGCTCAGAAAGTTGGAGCGATTATTGCACATCCAAAGATGGCTAGTGCAGCTTTTGAGATGGGGGCTAGCGTTCTGGTATATCCGGGAGGACAATATGATATGTTTCGTCCTCACAGCCAACGCTATAAAATTAATTTTGCTGAGAATAAGGGCTTTGTCAAGCTGGCTTTAAAACAAGAAGTTCCAATTATTCCAGTGATTTCTGTAGGCGCTCATGATACGTTGATTGTTTTATGTGATTGCTATGATTTAGTCAAACAACTACATGAGTTAGGATTGCCGTGGCTTTATCAAATAGACCCAGGAATTTTCCCAATTTATTTAGGTTTACCTTGGGGCTTGTCTATTGGGCCTCTACCTAATATTCCTCTACCTGTGCAGATTCATACTCGTGTATGTCGTCCAATTACTTTTGAAAGATATGGTCAAGATGCAGCTAAGGATCGTAATTATGTGAATGATTGTTATGAATTAGTTCATAACCAAATGCAAGAAGAGCTAAATCAATTGGTTATAGATACTCAAAAATTCCCATAGAATCAAAACATTTCAAAAAAATATGTAAACAGTGTGGAAAAATCTTATTTATGGAAACTGCATAAAAACAAGCTTTAATAACAGTTACATGAGTGATATAGTAATCCTATTTGGACACTACACTTTACTTTTTTACCAAAACGGTTGCCCCCAGCGCTCCCAGTTTTCCTTATTAAATGGACTGCGCCATTTCAAAATTAAGTTCAATTCCAATTCCTGCCGTGAGCGTTGGTCTGTGGGTGCATCCCACCAGAAAGCGATGCTCACTTCCCGTTGCAGTCCATAATGATGATGCAGTGAATGGTAACTATCTAGATATTGCGGGAGCATCCATGCTCACCTTTCCATCGTTTACCAAGAAGGGGAAAAGGGGATACTTCTCTGCGAGAGGCTACGCCAACGGCTGCGCTCAGTAACCGGGGAAAGGGGGAAAGGGCACAGAATGGGTGAACTTTTCCCCACAAGGTATAAAGCCGAATGCCACTAAGTTAAGCTGAAGAGTATGCAGCGTAAGGATTGCAGAGAGGCAGGGGTGCAGGGGTGCAGAGGGGAATTTCTAAATACCCGAACGCAATGCCTAAAACTTCTTCTTTCTCCCCTGCTCCTCCGCTCCTCTGCACCCCTGCTGCCTCAACGATTTTCTCTTTTCTTAGTGCCATTCGGTTTAAAACTCTGATCAAATTAAAAATTTGGTCGCTCTTATTAAGGAGGGGTCTGAGTTCCCTTCTTAATAAAACCTTCTACCTCTCAAGCGTAAATTACACAGCCAGCCGCAGGAACAGTAATTTTCACAGCGTTACCATTTCTGGTTTCAATTTTCACCCTTTGGCCTTCTTGTTGTTTTTCGGTGGAGTAAATACAACTGAGAAAATCACCTTCATTGTGTAATTCGCTATCAATAGTTACCCAAGCTTCACGAGGTTGGTAATAGTCGGTATTGATAGCCACAACTACTTCTTGCTCGCTGAGAATGCGAGACCAAGGTACAACAGAACGAATTTCATTACCAATTATCTGCGGTAAACCAAAGTCGACACCATCACCAGAAATTGAGCGGAGATATTGACGACCTCGACTTAAAGCTTTCTTTTCTCTTCTGATTTCCAGAATTTTGGAGATTTCTTTATAGACGTAATTCTCTTCATTAAAGAAGTGAACGCCTTTAGTACTAAATGCACCGAACTCACCACCAAACATGGCCTCGCGTAAATAACGATCGCTATCTCCATGACCATCAAAGGCTTGTTCTGTACCATAATAAATACAAGGAATTCCCAGTGTTAAAGCATTAAGTGCTAAAGCATTTAGTACTACTTTTGAAGCATCCTTATCTGCACAAAATCTCGCTTTGTTTTGTCCTTTACGCACTTGGTCATGGTCGTCAAACATCGTTACAACCTTGTCTCTAAACCAAATGTGAGATTCTTTCTGCACCAGCAGAGAATTGCGGAATAAACTAAAATAATCTCTAGGGTTCCGATATCCTTTTACTAAATATTCTAATTTGTCAGGAATCTCATCAATACCTAAAACCGCATCTAAACCTGTTTCTTCTAAGGTTTCAAATGCTCTGCTTCTTCCGCCAGTAATCTCACCAACTAAAAAGAACTTTTCCTTACCAATGCTTTGAGCAAACTCATGAATAATAGAAGCAAAAATACGAGTTGCTCCTTTATCCATGTGTTTGACAGTATCAATGCGGAAACCATCAATATCTGCGTAGGCTATCCAATATTTATACGCCTGAGCCAGATATTTTAGAGCCGGAGATGCAGCATAATCATCTAGTCCACCAAAGCCATGACGAATATCTTTTAAATCCTCAAAATCACCTTCTAAAAATTCGGGATAGCCATCCCAATTTCTAATACTACCTTTTTGGGTATATAAAGATGGATCTTGAAATTCTACTGGCCAAATTGCATCATTTTCTTGAGGCCAAGTTCGTGGATTATTAGGATCGGTTTTGCGGAATGGGATGCTAGGTTTACCTTTTTCGTCATTAAAACCCTTGACTTGATAAGGTGTACCATTGTAATTAACATTACCTGCTTCGTAAGTAAATATATTACCAGAATGGTTCAGAATAATATCGAGGATTACGTAAATACCATTGGCATGAGCAGTTTGCACTAATTCTTTCAAATCTTCACTGCTACCGAACTTAGGATTAACTTCTAAGAAATCTTGAATACCATAGCCGTGATATGTTTCTTGAAAAGATACCTGTTTGAAAATCGGACTAATCCAAATTGCGGTTACGCCTAAACGCTTTAAATATCCGACTTTACTAGTTAGCCCTTTTAGATTCCCGCCAAGGTATTTTACGCCTGCTTCCCGCCAACGCTCTGCATCTTCTGATGTTCTTGTCGCATTATTTTGATCACCTGCGAATAAGGGAGTGACACCATTAGAGACAACATTTCCCGAATTATCCTTATATTTATTCTCCTTAGCATCAGAAAATCGATCGAGCATCAGAAAATAAAACACCTGATCTTCCCAAGCTTTGGGGGATGGATAAAATGTTTTGTTGGAGGTATAAGAAGCTAGATTTAGTTGTGATAATTGCTTTACTGCCATTTCCGTATTCTCAGATTAATGACTCAAATGATTGGTGTGTGTATACAGAAAGCTACAAAAGTAAATTTTTCGATTCCAGATAACTGGAAAAATTTTCAGAGTAATTTTTACTTCTCAGTACTACAAAAGCCTTTTAAAATACCTTATTGTAAGAATTAATAGATAGAAATTAATCTTTTTTTAATTAAGGCTAAACTGTGCCGAAACGGGAGAATTGTACGCTAAGAAATTAGAGTAATCGCCAAAAGTCTTACTATTAAAGACTTTTAGCGTTAAACTCTCTTTGAATTTTTCAACCCTCATTGGTCTTAAATACAAAAAATTTCATTCCTTATTTCTATTTTTCCTCTGCCTAGAGTGACAAAAGAGGGTTATCTTGGTTTATATTATTTTATCTTATAAGTTGAAAAATACTTGCAATAAGTTTAAAGTAATATCTTAATTTCCCATGTAATACCACTTCTTTTTAAGGCTGCGCTTAATTCGACCCCCCTGTAGTCCCCTCTTAGAAAGGGAGGCGGAAGTTAAATATAGTGCAGCTTCACAGAGGAAGGGTATAACACCTAAAAAATAGTGAGCCAAAACTAGTATATTTGGTTACTTTTTTCAAGTTAATAGCCAAAAATTTTATTAAATTATCAAAAATTATTATCAATTTGATGGCTAATAAACAGTTAACTGTTGAGAGAGTAGATAAATAGCAATGATAAAAGCGTCTACAACGTCGCCTAGAGAATGGAAAAAGCCTCAAATATCACCCTTTGCTGGTCTGGTTTTGGGGCTGGTTATCTTGTTGATTTGCTTGGTATACAGTGTCACGCTAGGTGCAGCAGAAATACCTCTAGAAGAGATTTTGGCATCCTTTGTCACCTTTGACGGTTCATACCAACACTTAGTTATTCAGACAGTGAGATTACCGCGATCGCTCATTGCTATACTTGTAGGTTCAGCCTTGGCAGTCTCTGGAGCCTTAATGCAAGGTTTGACACGCAACCCCTTAGCAGAACCAGGGATTTTAGGTATTCAGTCGGGGGCTGCATTGGCTGTAGTTGCCACGATTTTTATTTTTGGCAGTTCGTCCTTGAGTATTTTAACCATTGTGGCCTTTTTGGGTGCAGGAGCCACAGCGATGTTAGTCTACTTCCTTGGTTCTCTAGGAAAAGGAGGGCCTACACCATTGAATCTCACAGTAGCAGGCGCGGCACTCACGGCTCTGATTTCTTCCCTGACCACTGCTATCCTTATCGTCAGTCAACGCACCTTAGAAGAAATTAGATTTTGGTTAGCAGGTTCACTGGCTGGGCGTGATATCAATATGTTCTTGCAAGCACTGCCCTTCGTCGCCCTTGGATTAGTCGTTGCTTTTGCCCTTGGTAGACAAATTACTACCATGAGTCTTGGTGAAGATATAGCAAAAGGCTTAGGTCAACAGACAGCTTGGGTGAAAATTATTGCTGCTATTAGCGTTGTTTTACTGGCGGGAAGTTCCGTATCTATTGCCGGGCCAATCGGTTTTATTGGCTTAGTTGTTCCTCATATCGTGAGATTTTTCATCTTTGCTGATTACCGTTGGATTTTGCCTTATTCGGCAGTGGTGGGCGCAATTTTACTTTTGGTTGCAGATGTTGCGGCGCGTATATTACTCAAACCCCAGGAATTACCTGTGGGTGTGATGACAGCACTCGTTGGCGCACCCTTTTTTGTGTACCTGGCTAAATCAAAGGTGAAGAAATGAAGTTGGATTGGCTAGTCATTCGTTCCGAGGCGATATCTTTTCGGATAGACAGACGTGTACCACTGATGCTGTTATGTTTGGCAGTAGTGATTATAGTGGCGATGGTGATGAATGTAGGGCAGGGTGAATATCCCATCTCACCTTTGGATATCGTCAAAACTGTCTTAAATTTAGATACAGGCAACCCAGACCATGCTTTTGTGATTCACAACCTGCGTCTACCCCGCACCCTTGTAGCTTTTATGGTAGGCGTAGCGTTTGCTATTTCTGGCACTATCTTTCAAGGTCTAACGCGCAATCCTTTAG
It includes:
- a CDS encoding GNAT family N-acetyltransferase, whose product is MDSRIQSYLRLAAIQQRETEQIGSFLATFNRSYVNPFLNYAIPDNNATPTPNEVNALIHAYQSRGRKPRLEYVTKLAPAVEEILISAGFVVEGRLPLMTCTPPLEQFLTVPEDIELLMPVSDAQILATVTVQNEAYGESSPSLEDAQRLRTSMAAGTIAVLARVIATGESVGAGICSVPVNQTTEIAGIGVRTPFRRRGVAGALTTRLVQEAFNTGVTVAFLMAAHEAEERIYKRAGFSTIGEILHISLPCK
- a CDS encoding 1-acyl-sn-glycerol-3-phosphate acyltransferase, which codes for MNKGELVDAVAAKTNVAKKQADKIQWSLTQRDVNLIELLMPVWSWFYRYYFQVKTDGWHHIPTEGKVLLVGSHNGGMASPDLVMMMYDWFSRFGTERLVYGLMHPSAWKVSPEIAQLAQKVGAIIAHPKMASAAFEMGASVLVYPGGQYDMFRPHSQRYKINFAENKGFVKLALKQEVPIIPVISVGAHDTLIVLCDCYDLVKQLHELGLPWLYQIDPGIFPIYLGLPWGLSIGPLPNIPLPVQIHTRVCRPITFERYGQDAAKDRNYVNDCYELVHNQMQEELNQLVIDTQKFP
- a CDS encoding alpha-amylase family glycosyl hydrolase; translation: MAVKQLSQLNLASYTSNKTFYPSPKAWEDQVFYFLMLDRFSDAKENKYKDNSGNVVSNGVTPLFAGDQNNATRTSEDAERWREAGVKYLGGNLKGLTSKVGYLKRLGVTAIWISPIFKQVSFQETYHGYGIQDFLEVNPKFGSSEDLKELVQTAHANGIYVILDIILNHSGNIFTYEAGNVNYNGTPYQVKGFNDEKGKPSIPFRKTDPNNPRTWPQENDAIWPVEFQDPSLYTQKGSIRNWDGYPEFLEGDFEDLKDIRHGFGGLDDYAASPALKYLAQAYKYWIAYADIDGFRIDTVKHMDKGATRIFASIIHEFAQSIGKEKFFLVGEITGGRSRAFETLEETGLDAVLGIDEIPDKLEYLVKGYRNPRDYFSLFRNSLLVQKESHIWFRDKVVTMFDDHDQVRKGQNKARFCADKDASKVVLNALALNALTLGIPCIYYGTEQAFDGHGDSDRYLREAMFGGEFGAFSTKGVHFFNEENYVYKEISKILEIRREKKALSRGRQYLRSISGDGVDFGLPQIIGNEIRSVVPWSRILSEQEVVVAINTDYYQPREAWVTIDSELHNEGDFLSCIYSTEKQQEGQRVKIETRNGNAVKITVPAAGCVIYA
- a CDS encoding FecCD family ABC transporter permease; translated protein: MIKASTTSPREWKKPQISPFAGLVLGLVILLICLVYSVTLGAAEIPLEEILASFVTFDGSYQHLVIQTVRLPRSLIAILVGSALAVSGALMQGLTRNPLAEPGILGIQSGAALAVVATIFIFGSSSLSILTIVAFLGAGATAMLVYFLGSLGKGGPTPLNLTVAGAALTALISSLTTAILIVSQRTLEEIRFWLAGSLAGRDINMFLQALPFVALGLVVAFALGRQITTMSLGEDIAKGLGQQTAWVKIIAAISVVLLAGSSVSIAGPIGFIGLVVPHIVRFFIFADYRWILPYSAVVGAILLLVADVAARILLKPQELPVGVMTALVGAPFFVYLAKSKVKK